The genomic interval AAGAACTGTTGGGCTGTTGTCATTCTCATCCAGGATCAAAACGTTCACAGTGACATTGCTGCTGAGTGGAGGAACACCAGAGTCTTTGGCCTGAACTATAAATTGAAACGTTTTCAATTCCTCAAAGTTAAACGACTGCAGACTGATTATATCTCCTGTCTCTGAGTTGACGTTTATAACTGACCCTATtacattgtgtttgttgttattattattcattacaGAAAACGTCACTTTTGCATTCTCTTCAACATCAGGATCAACTGCAGTTATGGTATAGATGACGCCTACAGGACTGTTCTCTTTGACGAAAATATTTATGACGGGTTCTTTAAAACGAGGTGGGTTGTCATTGACATCAGAAACATGGACTGTAATAACACTTGTACTAGAAAGAGGTGGGACCCCTTCATCAGTCGCTACTATTGTAACATTGTATAAGGAAGCTCGTTCTCTGTCTAGAGTTCCATCTACGACTAAAGAATAATGATTCTTGtaagtgtttttaattttaaacgGCACTGGATCAACTATTTTAACTTGCACAACGCCGTTTTTATCAGAGTCGTTATCTCTGACCGTTATGAGTCCAACCATTGTGTCCAGAGCCGCGTCTTCCTTCACTACGTCGACTAAAGACGTGACTGATATTTCTGGTGGGTTATCATTGACATCCGTGATTTCAACAAGTACTTTACAATGAGATGCTCTTGGACTGGCCCCTTTGTCTTTCGCTTGGACTCGGATCTCAACTGCATTGCTTTTTTCATGATCCAGCTCACCGTTTACTGTAATCTCTCCAGTTACTGCAttgattttgaatttatttaCGTTGTTGTCATTGTCATGGTTGATAAAAGAATACATAATTTCTCCGTTGAGACCCTCGTCTAAATCCCGAGCGTGTACAGATATGACAGATGCACCTTGCTGCGTGTTTTCTGCCACCGTGGCTTTGTACAACTGTTTGTCAAAAACCGGAACATTATCATTGACATCTTGTACATTAACAGTGATTTGTAACGTGCCAGACTTTTGAGGTTTTCCTCCATCTACAGCTGTCAGTGTTAGTTTGATAACCGCCTGTTTCTCGCGGTCTAAAGCTTTCTGCAGCACCATTTCAGCAGAAATTGCCTGCTCCCCACTATTCTGCACATCCAGGGTGAAATGTTCATTCTGGCTCAGTTTGTAGCCCTTGACAGAAAAACTCCCGACATCCGCATCAAAGGCGTTTGGTAGCGTAAATCTTTCCCCGGGGTAAGCTGACTCAGACACATTCAAAACAATCCCCGGAATCCGAAAAGATGGTGCATTGTCGTTTGTATCCAAGATTTTAACCTCGAAGCGATAGAGATTGAGCGGAGAGTTAACAATGGCTTCCACTTCCAGGGAGCATTTAGCATTACGCGAGCAGAGCTCCTCTCGGTCTATTCTGTCTTTCACCAGGAGTATTCCAGTTTTAACGTTTACTTCGAAATACCTCGTATTAGGTCCGGAAATCTGAAAACCTCTGCTCTCCAGTGCCTGTACGTCTAAATGTAAATCCTTCGCCAAATGTCCCACAGTGGTACCCGAGCTCGATTCCTCTGTAACCGAATACACGACCTGTGCTGCGGCGAGATTCCATGTGCAAGATGCATGGAACATAAAATAAATCCAGTGCCGGAAAATATCCCGTCGTTTCATCCTGTCCATTGCCTGCCAGACGAATTTGTTCGAAAAAAAATCACCCCTGTGGTAACATGTCCCACTAATGATACATCCACATCAGTCTTGCAACGTAGTGAAAATATTCTATACTGCCACGACAAACAAAGAATTACGAACCACCTCTCTTAGACGAAAAGGGAGGAGTGTTTGTCAGGAAAAAAAACGAGCTTCAACTCTCTGGTGTGATAGCGACATCTTGTGGTGATGTTCAAGTCAATCACCAGTGAGGACAGAAAGTCAAAGTGCACACTCACTCGACATCAACTGAGATGTCACAAACACCATCACCAAGTGTTCTAGAAAGAGTGTAGACACATTTAAAGAAGGATGAGCAAAAAGGCTAAAACCTAAAGATAAATTCACAGTAGCTGCACGCTGCAAGCAACTGCTAAGAGGCCAAAACGTCACAAAGAAAGATATGAAGAATTTAGCATTTGCTTTgcaagtattgcaatattttctcAGCTGAGTATTCCTGAATTGGTATTATGAGTAGTTGTCAGATTATACACAACTGCAACAAAATGCAGTTTGATTACTTGGATCCATTGCGTTCCTTATGTGGCTAGCTATAAAATTACATTCATGTGAAAAAATTATAAAGGTAAATCATTGGCTTCCCTGTGTTTATTGTGCATTCACCCTTACCTTCTCTTTGTTTGGTAAAGTCTGAGTCATGGTATACGTTTCTCCTCCGTTAATACTGATCAGCTCCGCATCTGCAGGCGGAAACTGTGCGGGGAAAACCACTACGTCACTCTTGAGCGTGTCTGAACTGAAGCAGACGTCATACTGCTGAGTAGCTTTCGAGTAAGACCAGCTGCCGTCAGGGTGGGTGGTGATCATTGGGGCGCTGTACCTGCTGAAACTGCTGTCTGTCCTGTGGCATTTGACTGCTAATAAAGTGATGAGGCTCAGCAGAAAGATGACTGACACCGACACGATGCCAATCAGCAGATACAGGTTTAAGTCAGAGAAGCCATCGTCCTTTGTGGGCACGTGTCTGAACTGAGTCTGGATGTCAGCTGTGTTCTCAACCACCACCACATCTATAGACACAGTAGCTGACAGGGAAGGTTCTCCATTATCAGAAACCAGCACCACCAAGGGGTGAGTTTTCAAGTCATTGTCACTCATTCTCCTCTTAGTCCTGATTTCCCCGGTGCTGGTTCCGATCCGGAAGAGGTTGTTTCCTTTGGGCTCAGAGAGGTGATAAGAAAGCAGCGCGTTGTATCCAGAGTCTGCGTCTACTGACCTGATCTTTGCCACAAAGTATCCCGCTTCAGCAGAATAAGGGATGCTCTCACTGTTAACAGAGCCGTGCTCAGAATATGGAGAAAGAACCGAAGGACTGTTGTCATTCTCATCCAGGATAAAAACGTTCACTGTCACGTTGCTGCTGAGCGGAGGAACACCAGAGTCTGTGGCCTGAACTTTAAACTGAAACGTTTTCATCTTCTCGAAGTTAAAGACTTGCAGGCTGATTATATCTCCTGTCTCTGAGTTGATGTTTACAACAGAAGTCATAGGAATACTTTTTGAAATGCCATCTAGTAAAGAATATGTTACTTTTGCATTTTCTTCTATATCAGGGTCAACTGCAGTTATAGTTAAGATGGTAGCTCCCACTCCACTATTCTCTTTCACATATGCATTAATCACAGGCTCTGAGAAGAGAGGTGCGTTGTCATTCACATCAGAAATGTGAATAGGGATGACACTTGTGCTGGAGAGAGGTGGAGTGCCCTCATCAGTGGCTATGATGGTGACATTATACCGAGCCACACTCTCTCTGTCTAGAGGTCCATCAACTgttaatgaataataattttTGTAGTTTAGCTTTAGTTTAAAAGGCACCAACCCAAGAATATTTGCAGCTGTGAGACCATtttttcctccatctttgtCAGTAACAGTGACCAAAGCAACCACTGTGCCTATCTCAGCGTCTTCTTTAACCGGGCTCATAAGAGATGTGATAATGATTTCAGGTGTGTTGTCATTAACATCAGTCACTTCCACTAACACTTTACCATGAACGCTTCGAGAGGGCGCACCTTTATCTCTAGCCTGTACACGAATATCATATGCTGTATGCTCTTCATAGTCTACTTTCCCGGTCACAGTTATTTCCCCTGTCTCTGGATTTATGGAGAATACAGCTTCAGGATTGAATTCTCCTCTCTCAATAAATGAATAGGTAATCTCACAATTTATTCCTTCGTCTAAATCGGTAGCACTTACTGTCAGTATAGAAGTCTGAAATGGGGCGTTTTCAAAGACCCTGGCTTTATAGAGAGATTGACCAAATACCGGAGCATTATCGTTTGTGTCCATAACATAAACCACTATTTTTAATGTCCCAGACCGAGCAGGTTTTCCTCCATCTACAGCAGTTAATGTCAGGTGAATAACTGACTGTTTCTCCCTATCTAAAGATTTCTGTAGCACTAACTCCGCAGACTCAATGTGCTGACCACCGCTCTGTACGTCCAGTGAGAAATACTCATTTGGACTCAGCTTGTAGCTTTTCACCGAATTACTCCCCCTGTCTGCGTCCTTCGCAATTGGGAGTAGATATCTTTCTCCGCTAAAAGAGGATTCAGAAATATTGAAAGTCTTCTCCTTTTCACGGAAAGAAGGTGCATTGTCGTTAATATCAATAATCTGGATCTCTATGCGATGCAGATGCGTCGGGTGGCTTAGAATGGCTTCGATATTCAGGGAACATTTTGCCGTATTTGGACATAGCTCTTCACGATCGATCCTATCGCAGACGAACAAAGCTCCGGTTTTTAAATCCACGTCAAAGTACGTCTTCGAATTCCCAGCAACAATTCGTAAATCCCGTTTTCCCAGTTCCTGGACATTAATCTGTAATTCCTTAGCGAGATTTCCCACCACCGTCCCTTTGTCAACCTCCTCGGAAACGGAGAAGGAAAGCTGCGCTGTCGACCCGTCACACAAAAAAAGCAGAGCTATTATTTGTATCCAAATAGTGAGCGTTAGTCCTCCACGTCCCATCGCTGACACAGAACGAAAGAAATAGTCATTTTCGAACATGTCCACAGTTTAGGTGATCAACAGACGAAGCCGTCTCTGCCTTCGGAccatttgtgtattttctaaCAAAGCAGCGGCGGAACACTGACGCTGCGCACgcagaggaggagtcagggaaGAGATTGAGCCACATGGAAAATTATGGTCTCCCGGCGACACCAACTGTTATATTTGTGCTATTGAAAATGGCATGAACATGTCAATAATGTCTTGTCTTGGGTAGAAgttgtggaaaataaaaaatatgttaaattgtgtattcaaaataaataaacacttcaAAGAGGATTTACGTAGTCTGCCAGTAAAGTTTAAATTACAACGAAGTGAGGCAGACTGTTCATGCAGGCTAAAACAACTTCTAGATTTCAGCACCTTGGACAGCGTCGTCGCTCTCACTAGAAAAACTCACTTATTGACCAATGACCTCTGCTTCAAACGCCAGTACGTAACAGCCATATTCAATCATATCCCACATAATGACTTTAACATTCACTCTCATACGAGTGAATTGCTCTTCTGGGGAGAAATGTGTCACTATAttaatgatttacatttgaatccCCGTTTGATTTCACACTCACGAAAAATATCACGAGaaattataaaattataaaaaggTCCCAGATTTGATCCCAAAGTGATAAAGAAATTCTAACAGGCCCGAGTGATTTCTGTATCATTGGCAGCGCCGATGCCCAAAGCCGACATCGAAGGACAGAAAAGAGGCATCTGAAACAAATACCACAACCCAGCGGAGCCAGTAACACTGTAACAAATCTTGTAGTCAGTAATATCGCTGGATGCCGCACATTTTAGCGTACTTATTAGGTCATGTTTAAGTTTAACATAAGCGAATGCAACTTTTATCTGGAAACTCAACTCACCTTCTCTTTGTTTGGTAAAGTCTGAGTCATGGTGTAAGTTTCTCCTCCGTTTATACTGATCAGCTCCGCATCTGCAGGCGGAAACTGTGCGGGGAAAACCACTACGTCACTCTTGAGCGTGTCTGAGCTGAAGCAGACGTCATACTGCTGAGTAGCTTTAGAGTAAGACCAGCTCCCGTCAGGGTGGGTGGTGATCATTGGGGCGCTGTACCTGCTGAAActgttgtctgtcctgtggcATTTGACTGCTATTAAAGTGATGAGGCTCAGCAGAAAGATGACTGACACCGACACGATGCCGATCAGCAGATACAGGTTTAAATCAGAGAAGCCATCGTCCTTTGTGGGCACATGTCTGAACTGAGTCTGGATGTCAGCTGTGTTCTCAACCACCACCACATCTATAGACACAGTAGCTGACAGGGAGGGTTCTCCGTTATCAGAAACCAGCACCACCAAGGGGTGAGTTTTCAAGTCATTGTCACTCATTCTCCTCTTAGTCCTGATTTCCCCGGTGCTGGTTCCGATCCGGAAGAGGTTGTTTCCTTTGGGCTCAGAGAGGTGATACGAAAGCAGCGCGTTGTATCCAGAGTCTGCGTCTACAGCCCTGATTTTTGCCACGAAGTATCCGGCTTCAGCAGAATAGGGGATGCTCTCACTGTTAACAGAGCCGTGCTCAGAGTATGGAGAAAGAACCGTAGGATTGTTGTCATTCTCATCCAGGATCAAAACGTTCACAGTCACGTTGCTGCTGAGCGGAGGAACACCGGAGTCTGTGGCCTGAACTTTAAACTGGAATGTTTTCAACTCCTCGAAGTTAAACGACTGCAGACTGATTATATCTCCTGTCTCTGAGTTGATGTTTACAGCAGACCTTATGGGAATACTTTTTGAATCACCACCAAATGAGTATGTTACTCTAGCGTTTTCATTTATATCAGGATCGACCGCAGTTATTGTAGAGATACGAGCGCCAACTGGACTGTTTTCTTTCACATAAATATTAATGACCGGTTCAGGGAAACGAGGAGCGTTGTCGTTGACATCAGAGACGTGAACGGTGATAACGCTGCTGGTGGAGAGAGGCGGGGTCCCTTCGTCAGTCGCAGTAATTGTAACATTATATGAAGAGCATTCTTCTCTGTTAAGAGGCCCGTCCACAACTAAAGAGAAGTAATTTTTGTAATTAGATCGCAGCTTAAATGGTGCGGAACCAATCAATTTACAGGCGGTGTGACCGTTTTTCCCTCCGTCTTTATCCGTCACCGTCACTAACGCCACGACGCTTCCTATTTCTGCATCTTCTTTCACGGGGTTCATGAGTGACGTCACTACAATTTCTGGGGCATTGTCATTCACATCGACCACTTCCACCAGCAGCTTCCCATTTGCCCTCCGAGGCGATGAACCTCTGTCCGTTGCTTGTACATGGATTTCATAAGCAGGCTGTGCTTCGTAATCCAAATTACCCGTAACCTTTATCTCGCCAGTTTCTGCattgataaaaaacacaactgcaGGATTGAGGTTTCCACGCTTCACGAAAGAGTACGTCACCCTCCCGTTGTCTCCCTCGTCTAAATCTGTGGCATTTAGCTGAATTACTAATGATCCAGTTGGAGCATTTTCATTTACACGTGCCTTGTAAAGCGTTTTACTAAATGACGGCGTGTTATCATTGACGTCGAGGACATTTACAATTATCTGTACACTTCCACTTTTAGGAGGTTTGCCTCCGTCTACAGCGGTCAGTGTTAGCGTAACAACAGCTCGTTTTTCTCTATCCAAAGCTTTTACCAGCACTAACTCAGCGGATACACTGTGTTCTCCACTGCCCTGTACGTCTAAGGAGAAATATTCATTCGGGCTCAGCTTGTATGTTTTCACTGAATTGCTGCCTGTGTCTGCATCAAGAGCCCAAGGAAGCAAGAAGTGTTCGCCCGTCGGTGATAATTCAGATACGTTAAGAGAATGAGACTTCTCATTGAATGAAGGTGCGTTGTCATTTAAATCAACAATTACCACTTCAATGCGGTGCAGGACCATAGGATTACTCAGTATGGCCTCGAAGTTCAGTATGCATTTTATCGTGTTTGGACAAAGCTCCTCTCGATCGACGCGCTCATTAACATAAACATCCCCCGTCTTATCATTAGCCTCGAAATATTTCTTACTGTATCCGGAAACAATATTCAGGTTCCTTGTTTGCAAGTCTCGAACATTGACGTTTAAATCCTTTGCCAGATTCCCAACCACGGTTCCTTTGTCCGCCTCCTCGGAAACGGAGTACAATATCTGAGCAGCAGACCGATCAGATAAAAAAAGGATGAACATCCAACAGAGAATCTCCTTTACGCTCCATACGTCCATCGCTGCTTTCAAGTGCATTGTCCCGATCCAAAATATATTCATCCACAACAGGCTACACGATCTCCCAACACTTTAAATCCCATCCGCTCCAGTCCTCTGCTTTTCATCGCTATCCGCTCACAAAGCACTCGTGGACTGCCGAGCTTCACACGGAAAAGGAGGAGACTGAAAACACCGAGCTCACAAAAAACCTGTGGTCACGAGCGACCCCTCGCGGTAAAACTCGAGTATGAAAAT from Limanda limanda chromosome 10, fLimLim1.1, whole genome shotgun sequence carries:
- the LOC133012102 gene encoding protocadherin alpha-8-like; the encoded protein is MDRMKRRDIFRHWIYFMFHASCTWNLAAAQVVYSVTEESSSGTTVGHLAKDLHLDVQALESRGFQISGPNTRYFEVNVKTGILLVKDRIDREELCSRNAKCSLEVEAIVNSPLNLYRFEVKILDTNDNAPSFRIPGIVLNVSESAYPGERFTLPNAFDADVGSFSVKGYKLSQNEHFTLDVQNSGEQAISAEMVLQKALDREKQAVIKLTLTAVDGGKPQKSGTLQITVNVQDVNDNVPVFDKQLYKATVAENTQQGASVISVHARDLDEGLNGEIMYSFINHDNDNNVNKFKINAVTGEITVNGELDHEKSNAVEIRVQAKDKGASPRASHCKVLVEITDVNDNPPEISVTSLVDVVKEDAALDTMVGLITVRDNDSDKNGVVQVKIVDPVPFKIKNTYKNHYSLVVDGTLDRERASLYNVTIVATDEGVPPLSSTSVITVHVSDVNDNPPRFKEPVINIFVKENSPVGVIYTITAVDPDVEENAKVTFSVMNNNNNKHNVIGSVINVNSETGDIISLQSFNFEELKTFQFIVQAKDSGVPPLSSNVTVNVLILDENDNSPTVLSPYSEHGSVNSESIPYSAEAGYFVAKIRAVDADSGYNALLSYHLSEPKGNNLFRIGTSTGEIRTKRRMSDNDLKTHPLVVLVSDNGEPSLSATVSIDVVVVENTADIQTQFRHVPTKDDGFSDLNLYLLIGIVSVSVIFLLSLITLIAVKCHRTDSSFSRYSAPMITTHPDGSWSYSNATQQYDVCFSSDTLKSDVVVFPAQFPPADAELISINEGDPYSLTQTLPNKEKVS
- the LOC133012191 gene encoding protocadherin alpha-3-like — its product is MFENDYFFRSVSAMGRGGLTLTIWIQIIALLFLCDGSTAQLSFSVSEEVDKGTVVGNLAKELQINVQELGKRDLRIVAGNSKTYFDVDLKTGALFVCDRIDREELCPNTAKCSLNIEAILSHPTHLHRIEIQIIDINDNAPSFREKEKTFNISESSFSGERYLLPIAKDADRGSNSVKSYKLSPNEYFSLDVQSGGQHIESAELVLQKSLDREKQSVIHLTLTAVDGGKPARSGTLKIVVYVMDTNDNAPVFGQSLYKARVFENAPFQTSILTVSATDLDEGINCEITYSFIERGEFNPEAVFSINPETGEITVTGKVDYEEHTAYDIRVQARDKGAPSRSVHGKVLVEVTDVNDNTPEIIITSLMSPVKEDAEIGTVVALVTVTDKDGGKNGLTAANILGLVPFKLKLNYKNYYSLTVDGPLDRESVARYNVTIIATDEGTPPLSSTSVIPIHISDVNDNAPLFSEPVINAYVKENSGVGATILTITAVDPDIEENAKVTYSLLDGISKSIPMTSVVNINSETGDIISLQVFNFEKMKTFQFKVQATDSGVPPLSSNVTVNVFILDENDNSPSVLSPYSEHGSVNSESIPYSAEAGYFVAKIRSVDADSGYNALLSYHLSEPKGNNLFRIGTSTGEIRTKRRMSDNDLKTHPLVVLVSDNGEPSLSATVSIDVVVVENTADIQTQFRHVPTKDDGFSDLNLYLLIGIVSVSVIFLLSLITLLAVKCHRTDSSFSRYSAPMITTHPDGSWSYSKATQQYDVCFSSDTLKSDVVVFPAQFPPADAELISINGGETYTMTQTLPNKEKVRVNAQ
- the LOC133012192 gene encoding protocadherin alpha-13-like; translation: MHLKAAMDVWSVKEILCWMFILFLSDRSAAQILYSVSEEADKGTVVGNLAKDLNVNVRDLQTRNLNIVSGYSKKYFEANDKTGDVYVNERVDREELCPNTIKCILNFEAILSNPMVLHRIEVVIVDLNDNAPSFNEKSHSLNVSELSPTGEHFLLPWALDADTGSNSVKTYKLSPNEYFSLDVQGSGEHSVSAELVLVKALDREKRAVVTLTLTAVDGGKPPKSGSVQIIVNVLDVNDNTPSFSKTLYKARVNENAPTGSLVIQLNATDLDEGDNGRVTYSFVKRGNLNPAVVFFINAETGEIKVTGNLDYEAQPAYEIHVQATDRGSSPRRANGKLLVEVVDVNDNAPEIVVTSLMNPVKEDAEIGSVVALVTVTDKDGGKNGHTACKLIGSAPFKLRSNYKNYFSLVVDGPLNREECSSYNVTITATDEGTPPLSTSSVITVHVSDVNDNAPRFPEPVINIYVKENSPVGARISTITAVDPDINENARVTYSFGGDSKSIPIRSAVNINSETGDIISLQSFNFEELKTFQFKVQATDSGVPPLSSNVTVNVLILDENDNNPTVLSPYSEHGSVNSESIPYSAEAGYFVAKIRAVDADSGYNALLSYHLSEPKGNNLFRIGTSTGEIRTKRRMSDNDLKTHPLVVLVSDNGEPSLSATVSIDVVVVENTADIQTQFRHVPTKDDGFSDLNLYLLIGIVSVSVIFLLSLITLIAVKCHRTDNSFSRYSAPMITTHPDGSWSYSKATQQYDVCFSSDTLKSDVVVFPAQFPPADAELISINGGETYTMTQTLPNKEKVS